In the Sphingobium sp. EM0848 genome, one interval contains:
- a CDS encoding AIPR family protein, giving the protein MATLLDWGNVDAAAAQIEKTLNLETRREAFSLLCVTSLLRIDFDEARGSITDGGEDRGVDAVYLDERFGLRVIHLFQFKCHSKFNGSNRNFPSTEIDKLLAFIGDCFGQVDGFLDTCNPLLRQKVLDIWDFVNSGACKVEVHLCSNGERLIPDHKARFESSLARFKFFQLHEADLDSLSDTVSHRTATEREIHLRIVEEQVYERTDGNVRAVIGTVCGDEFIAALTDPTKPTQLDPDLFEENVRVYLGEQNDINRRIYDTAVSNEAGMFWYFNNGITIVCERFSYQPGFKNAPLRLLNPQVVNGGQTSHALFQASRTSFASVQRVRLLVRIIETQDKSLYAKVAEATNSQTPIRSRDLRSNDPVLVRLEASLLKHEWHLDRKRDQHSKIDESKRIDALKLGQVWLAYVRAEPDKAKTASDRIFGEYFPLVFDPSEMDAKRVIAVWSLYTEIEKHRRAKLQEARRASKLVAEQEIESAWIVEGLYHLAFAVRKLADRANIDIFDFDQVSPLIPEAERRLAEFVKDRPNISTYRLFRNAATKQNLFRASLNEQPQQLSLL; this is encoded by the coding sequence ATGGCAACACTTCTTGACTGGGGAAACGTAGACGCGGCTGCCGCTCAGATTGAGAAGACTCTCAATCTCGAAACCCGGCGGGAAGCGTTCTCCCTCCTCTGCGTGACATCACTACTACGCATCGACTTCGATGAGGCGAGGGGCTCGATCACCGATGGAGGAGAGGACAGGGGCGTTGACGCGGTCTATCTCGACGAGCGCTTCGGGCTCCGTGTGATCCATCTCTTCCAGTTCAAGTGCCACAGCAAATTCAACGGCAGCAACCGCAACTTCCCGTCGACTGAGATTGACAAACTCCTTGCCTTCATCGGGGACTGCTTCGGACAGGTCGACGGCTTTCTCGACACATGCAATCCGCTGCTGCGGCAGAAGGTGTTGGACATCTGGGACTTTGTGAATTCGGGGGCGTGCAAGGTCGAAGTCCACCTTTGCTCCAATGGGGAGCGGCTCATCCCCGACCACAAGGCTCGCTTTGAATCATCGCTTGCTCGGTTCAAGTTCTTCCAGCTCCACGAAGCCGATCTCGATTCCCTGTCTGACACGGTCTCCCACCGGACAGCGACAGAGCGGGAGATCCACCTCCGGATCGTGGAGGAACAGGTTTATGAGCGCACGGACGGCAACGTGCGGGCTGTCATCGGAACGGTCTGCGGCGACGAATTTATCGCGGCGCTGACAGATCCCACCAAGCCGACGCAGCTCGACCCCGATCTGTTTGAGGAGAACGTCCGCGTCTACCTTGGTGAACAGAACGACATAAACCGGCGCATCTACGATACCGCCGTGTCCAACGAAGCCGGAATGTTCTGGTATTTCAACAATGGCATTACGATTGTCTGCGAACGGTTCAGTTATCAGCCTGGCTTCAAGAATGCGCCATTGCGCCTCCTGAATCCTCAGGTGGTGAACGGTGGCCAGACCTCGCACGCGCTCTTCCAGGCATCGCGAACCAGCTTCGCTTCCGTGCAGCGCGTTCGGCTTCTCGTCCGCATTATTGAGACGCAAGACAAGAGCCTCTATGCGAAGGTCGCCGAGGCAACGAACAGCCAGACGCCGATACGAAGCCGCGACCTGAGATCGAACGATCCCGTACTCGTTCGCCTCGAGGCGTCGCTGCTGAAGCACGAGTGGCATCTGGATCGAAAGCGCGACCAGCATTCTAAGATCGACGAAAGCAAACGCATAGATGCCCTGAAGCTCGGGCAGGTCTGGTTAGCCTACGTCCGCGCTGAACCTGATAAGGCGAAGACGGCTTCGGATCGAATATTCGGAGAGTATTTCCCGCTGGTCTTCGATCCTTCTGAGATGGATGCGAAGCGCGTGATAGCGGTGTGGAGCCTCTACACCGAGATCGAGAAGCATCGCCGCGCCAAGCTGCAGGAAGCGCGTAGGGCATCAAAGCTGGTCGCGGAGCAGGAAATCGAATCTGCTTGGATCGTCGAGGGGTTGTATCATCTGGCCTTCGCAGTCAGAAAACTCGCGGACCGCGCCAACATCGACATCTTCGATTTCGACCAGGTCAGCCCTCTAATCCCCGAGGCGGAGCGGCGGTTGGCCGAGTTCGTCAAGGACCGCCCGAATATCTCGACCTACCGCCTCTTCAGAAATGCGGCCACGAAACAGAACC
- a CDS encoding PQQ-binding-like beta-propeller repeat protein yields the protein MDKRTGRLIVNMSHVPNYTRLIPRRQADAMGVEPVYPGGKGNFAVMAQMGTPYAAASKPFLSPLGAPCNQPPFGRIASIDIRTGKLLWAKTLGTTRDAGPRGIASHLPLQTGMPNTGGAISTAGGLTFIGATQDRAIRAFQSTTGRLLWTARLPAGGQAMPMTYLSARSGRQFVVISAGGNKLLGSKLGDQIVAFALPSK from the coding sequence GTGGACAAGCGCACGGGCCGGCTGATCGTCAATATGAGCCATGTGCCCAATTACACCCGTCTGATCCCGCGCAGGCAGGCCGACGCGATGGGCGTGGAACCGGTCTACCCCGGAGGCAAGGGAAATTTCGCCGTCATGGCGCAGATGGGCACGCCCTATGCCGCCGCCAGCAAGCCTTTCCTCTCGCCCTTGGGCGCTCCGTGCAACCAGCCGCCCTTCGGCCGGATCGCTTCCATCGACATCCGCACGGGCAAGTTGCTGTGGGCCAAGACGCTGGGCACGACGCGCGACGCAGGCCCCCGGGGCATCGCGTCCCACCTGCCGCTGCAGACGGGCATGCCCAATACGGGCGGCGCCATCTCGACCGCCGGAGGACTGACTTTCATCGGCGCGACGCAGGACCGGGCGATCCGCGCCTTCCAGAGCACAACAGGACGCCTGCTGTGGACCGCACGCCTGCCCGCTGGCGGACAGGCAATGCCGATGACCTACCTATCCGCGCGCAGCGGGCGGCAATTCGTCGTCATCTCGGCCGGAGGAAACAAGCTGCTGGGCAGTAAATTGGGCGATCAGATCGTCGCCTTTGCCCTCCCCAGCAAATAG
- the bktB gene encoding beta-ketothiolase BktB, giving the protein MEPIYILSGVRTAIGDFGGSLKDIPPARLGTLVIAEAVRRAGLEPDAVQHVVMGNVIPSEPKDAYLARVAAVEAGVPVEAPALTLNRLCGSGVQAIISAAQMIALGECGIAVAGGAESMTRSPYHMAAARFGQKMGDAVMVDALTAVLSDPFEGMHMGVTAENVAADHHITREMQDELAVLSHQRAATAQAEGRFREQILPVEIRSRKGVQLFDTDEHVRGGANVEDMGKLKAVFQKGGTVTAGNASGINDGAAALVLASQAAVREKGLKPRASILGWGHAGVQPDRMGIGPVKAVPIALERAGVTLDQVDVIESNEAFAAQACAVAHLLGFDPEKVNPNGSGISLGHPVGATGAILTVKALYELERIAGHYGLVTMCIGGGQGIAMVIERVID; this is encoded by the coding sequence ATGGAACCGATCTACATATTGTCGGGCGTTCGTACCGCCATCGGCGATTTCGGCGGCAGCCTGAAGGACATTCCGCCCGCTCGCCTCGGCACGCTGGTCATTGCAGAGGCCGTGCGGCGCGCGGGACTGGAGCCTGATGCGGTGCAGCATGTCGTCATGGGCAATGTCATTCCCAGCGAACCCAAGGATGCCTATCTCGCCCGCGTCGCTGCGGTCGAGGCGGGCGTGCCTGTCGAAGCGCCCGCGCTGACGCTCAACCGGCTGTGCGGATCGGGTGTCCAGGCCATCATTTCCGCCGCGCAGATGATCGCGCTGGGGGAATGCGGTATTGCCGTGGCCGGGGGCGCCGAATCGATGACGCGCTCGCCCTATCATATGGCTGCCGCGCGCTTCGGACAGAAAATGGGCGATGCCGTCATGGTCGACGCGCTGACGGCTGTGCTTTCCGACCCGTTCGAAGGCATGCATATGGGCGTGACGGCGGAGAATGTGGCCGCCGACCATCACATCACGCGCGAGATGCAGGACGAACTGGCGGTACTCAGCCACCAGCGTGCGGCGACTGCGCAGGCGGAAGGACGCTTCAGGGAGCAGATCCTGCCCGTCGAGATCAGGAGCCGCAAAGGCGTGCAACTGTTCGACACGGACGAGCATGTCCGCGGTGGCGCGAATGTGGAGGATATGGGCAAGCTCAAGGCCGTGTTTCAGAAGGGTGGCACGGTCACGGCCGGCAATGCGTCCGGCATCAATGATGGCGCGGCGGCGCTGGTTCTCGCCTCGCAGGCGGCGGTCAGGGAAAAGGGGTTGAAGCCCAGAGCCAGCATATTGGGATGGGGCCATGCCGGGGTCCAGCCCGATCGCATGGGCATCGGGCCGGTCAAGGCCGTGCCGATCGCGCTGGAGCGGGCTGGCGTGACGCTCGATCAGGTCGATGTCATCGAATCGAACGAAGCCTTTGCGGCGCAGGCCTGTGCCGTCGCCCATCTGCTCGGCTTCGATCCCGAGAAGGTCAATCCCAACGGGTCCGGCATTTCGCTGGGCCATCCGGTCGGTGCGACGGGCGCGATTTTGACGGTCAAGGCTCTCTATGAGTTGGAGCGGATTGCGGGGCACTATGGCCTTGTCACCATGTGCATCGGTGGTGGGCAGGGGATCGCCATGGTCATCGAGCGGGTGATCGACTGA
- a CDS encoding SDR family NAD(P)-dependent oxidoreductase, giving the protein MRIKDMPAVVTGGASGLGEATARALRDAGARVAIFDVNAERGEALAAEIGALFCAVDVTDEASVDAAFARARDAQGQERILVNCAGIASGEKTASRDRESGTPVAHRIAAFMRTVSINLVGTFACIAKSAAGMLTLDPLEDGERGVIINTASVAAEDGQIGQAAYAASKAGVKGMTLPIARDLMGDGIRCNVILPGILGTPMLAGLPQNVQDSLAATVPFPKRLGKPEEYAETVLFLIGNGYMNGASVRLDGALRMTPR; this is encoded by the coding sequence ATGCGGATCAAGGACATGCCCGCCGTCGTGACCGGCGGCGCATCGGGATTGGGGGAGGCGACCGCGCGGGCGCTGCGTGACGCGGGGGCCAGAGTCGCGATCTTCGACGTGAATGCCGAGCGCGGCGAAGCACTGGCGGCCGAGATCGGCGCCCTGTTCTGCGCCGTCGATGTCACCGACGAGGCATCGGTCGACGCTGCCTTTGCCAGGGCGCGCGATGCGCAGGGGCAGGAGCGCATTCTCGTCAACTGCGCGGGCATTGCGTCGGGCGAAAAGACGGCCAGCCGCGACAGGGAAAGCGGCACCCCCGTCGCCCACCGCATCGCGGCCTTCATGCGCACCGTGAGCATCAATCTGGTGGGAACCTTTGCCTGTATCGCCAAATCGGCGGCGGGCATGCTGACGCTTGATCCGCTCGAGGATGGCGAGCGGGGCGTCATCATCAACACCGCTTCCGTCGCCGCCGAGGATGGGCAGATCGGCCAGGCCGCTTATGCCGCCTCGAAGGCCGGGGTGAAGGGCATGACCCTGCCGATCGCCCGCGATCTCATGGGCGACGGCATTCGCTGCAACGTCATCCTGCCGGGGATATTGGGCACCCCGATGCTGGCCGGGCTACCGCAGAATGTTCAGGATTCGCTGGCCGCGACGGTGCCCTTTCCCAAGCGTCTGGGAAAGCCGGAGGAATATGCCGAGACCGTGCTGTTCTTGATCGGCAATGGCTACATGAACGGCGCTTCGGTGCGCCTTGACGGCGCGCTGCGCATGACGCCGCGGTGA
- a CDS encoding TetR/AcrR family transcriptional regulator, which produces MDNQLEDGAATESLDGKTRLILAGERLFAKGGIHGASMREIAAQAGQGNHAAVQYHFGSREGLVRAIFDFRMDQMEDARGTLLRRAEAGGRLKDARTILEIILLPQLDLQDADGNHSYASFLSQYLLQSRSPEFGDFSGSEPPHLTRALHLLRDRVDYLPPHVAQRRLISISLMFLNILVRHHGTDGEMFGETFEEALEDTMEQIVAVMCMPLRLGPA; this is translated from the coding sequence ATGGATAACCAGCTGGAGGATGGGGCGGCGACCGAAAGTCTCGACGGCAAGACCCGCCTCATCCTCGCCGGTGAGCGGCTGTTTGCGAAGGGAGGCATCCATGGTGCCTCGATGCGCGAGATTGCCGCACAGGCCGGGCAGGGTAATCACGCGGCGGTGCAATATCATTTCGGATCGCGTGAGGGACTGGTGCGCGCCATCTTCGACTTTCGCATGGATCAGATGGAGGACGCGCGCGGCACCCTGTTGCGCCGGGCGGAAGCAGGCGGGCGGCTGAAGGATGCGCGCACCATATTGGAGATCATCCTGCTGCCGCAGCTCGACCTTCAGGACGCCGATGGCAACCATAGCTATGCCAGCTTCCTCAGCCAGTATCTGCTGCAAAGCCGTTCTCCGGAATTTGGCGATTTCAGCGGATCGGAGCCGCCCCATCTGACCCGCGCGCTCCATCTGCTGCGCGATCGGGTCGATTATCTGCCGCCGCATGTCGCGCAGCGGCGGCTCATCAGCATCAGTCTCATGTTCCTCAACATACTGGTCCGCCATCATGGCACGGACGGGGAGATGTTCGGGGAGACGTTCGAGGAAGCGCTGGAGGACACGATGGAGCAGATCGTGGCCGTCATGTGCATGCCGCTGAGGCTTGGGCCAGCATAG
- a CDS encoding LLM class flavin-dependent oxidoreductase, producing MAMETGLIFHPYMRPGRTARQTFEWGVQNSVACDKAGFTSMMISEHASQIWENIPNPELIMAAAALQTSQIKFAPMAHILPHQHPAKLAIMVGWLSQILEGRYFMGIGAGAYPQASYMHGIREAEPQMLNDMVRESLTIMEKIWKREPFFYEGKYWDAGFPEETPAETEEDEQHMLADFSPWNGAFPEFAVTGFSQNSPSMKLAGERNFKPVSIFSGLDALKRHWEIYSEANIKAGFTPNRQRHAVSQTVFCADTDAEAKRLVMEGPIGYCFNKYLIPIWHRFGMMDGFAKDAGIDPKDADLEFLVDNVFVVGSPDTVVDKLNTLFEQCGGWGTLQVEAHDYYDDPSPWFYSLELLAKEVAPRVKLPGTREAVSEAAVA from the coding sequence ATGGCGATGGAAACCGGCCTCATCTTCCACCCCTATATGCGCCCGGGCCGAACGGCGCGGCAGACCTTCGAATGGGGCGTTCAGAACAGCGTGGCCTGCGACAAGGCAGGCTTCACCTCGATGATGATTTCCGAGCATGCCTCGCAGATCTGGGAGAATATCCCCAACCCCGAACTCATCATGGCCGCCGCCGCGTTGCAGACCAGCCAGATCAAATTCGCTCCGATGGCGCACATCCTGCCCCACCAGCATCCCGCCAAGCTCGCCATCATGGTCGGCTGGCTGTCGCAGATTCTGGAAGGCCGCTATTTCATGGGCATCGGCGCCGGCGCCTATCCGCAGGCCTCCTACATGCACGGCATCAGGGAAGCGGAGCCGCAGATGCTGAACGACATGGTGCGCGAATCCCTCACCATCATGGAGAAGATCTGGAAGCGCGAGCCCTTTTTCTACGAGGGCAAATATTGGGACGCCGGCTTTCCCGAGGAAACCCCGGCGGAAACCGAGGAAGACGAACAGCATATGCTGGCCGATTTCTCGCCCTGGAACGGCGCCTTTCCCGAATTCGCCGTCACCGGGTTCAGCCAGAATTCGCCATCGATGAAGCTCGCAGGCGAACGCAACTTCAAGCCGGTATCGATCTTCTCCGGCCTCGACGCGCTCAAGCGTCACTGGGAAATCTATTCGGAGGCCAATATCAAGGCAGGCTTCACACCGAACCGCCAGCGCCATGCCGTCTCGCAGACCGTCTTCTGCGCGGATACGGATGCAGAGGCCAAGCGGCTCGTGATGGAGGGGCCGATCGGTTATTGCTTCAACAAATATCTGATCCCGATCTGGCACCGCTTCGGCATGATGGATGGCTTCGCCAAGGACGCCGGCATCGATCCCAAGGACGCCGACCTCGAATTCCTGGTCGATAATGTCTTCGTCGTCGGCTCGCCCGACACCGTCGTCGACAAGCTCAACACGCTGTTCGAACAATGCGGCGGTTGGGGCACGCTCCAGGTCGAAGCCCATGACTATTATGACGATCCGTCGCCCTGGTTCTATTCGCTCGAACTGCTCGCCAAGGAAGTCGCCCCCCGCGTGAAGCTGCCGGGCACGCGCGAAGCGGTGAGTGAGGCGGCGGTCGCCTGA
- a CDS encoding transposase, translating into MPQATPAGSDDSAAVISFPAVSRKKVAGAFDGGRLTSDGGVLLLAQAERAMGICRQLAACIADPRDPSRVTHKLDDILRARILAIACGYEDADGLDALRANPDIVAAADACAVKRAEKQRVVLRSYAEIRYGAKSWKCQRRVVARIEASTLGMDIRYVVTSLAQGSAEHIYDSLYCARGQAENLIKRHKSQLSSDRTSCRSANANQMRLILHTAAYWLMWRIQQAVPKAAALANAEFATLRLRLLKVAARVIETASRIRVAFASACPDANTFRAVAAALRSAPT; encoded by the coding sequence ATGCCACAGGCCACTCCCGCCGGGAGCGACGATAGTGCGGCGGTGATTTCGTTTCCAGCAGTGTCGCGCAAGAAAGTGGCAGGCGCCTTCGATGGAGGCCGGTTGACCTCGGACGGTGGGGTTCTGCTGCTGGCTCAGGCCGAGCGCGCAATGGGTATCTGCCGGCAGCTCGCGGCCTGCATTGCCGATCCGCGCGATCCTTCGCGGGTCACCCATAAGCTCGATGATATCCTGCGGGCGCGGATCCTGGCGATCGCCTGCGGCTACGAAGACGCTGACGGCCTTGATGCCCTGCGCGCCAACCCTGACATCGTCGCCGCCGCCGATGCCTGTGCGGTCAAGCGTGCCGAGAAACAGCGCGTGGTCCTGCGTAGCTATGCCGAGATCCGCTATGGGGCGAAAAGCTGGAAGTGTCAGCGCCGCGTCGTCGCCCGGATTGAAGCCAGCACCCTGGGCATGGATATCCGCTACGTCGTCACTTCCCTGGCACAGGGCTCCGCCGAACATATCTACGACAGCCTTTATTGCGCCCGGGGCCAGGCCGAAAACCTGATCAAGCGGCACAAGAGCCAGCTCAGCAGCGATCGCACCTCGTGCCGATCGGCCAACGCCAACCAGATGCGGCTCATTCTGCACACCGCTGCCTATTGGTTGATGTGGCGCATCCAGCAGGCTGTCCCCAAAGCAGCAGCCCTTGCCAATGCCGAGTTCGCCACCCTGCGCCTGCGGCTCCTCAAAGTCGCCGCCCGCGTAATCGAAACCGCAAGCCGAATCCGCGTCGCCTTCGCTTCCGCCTGTCCTGATGCCAACACGTTCCGGGCTGTCGCCGCCGCGCTCAGGTCCGCGCCGACATAG
- a CDS encoding TetR/AcrR family transcriptional regulator, which translates to MAQADNGRTRILDSAAAILRQKGLAGAKLSDIAKGAGMLAPSIYHHFPSKDHLVEEVMMEGIYHNNRHIMARVEGLGPGASPMVRLRAAIVAHVDFLLTGDDYSSAVSRVFDDLPDEMRQRVLAAYSSFDNYWRDLIVAAQADGSGAKALDATVVRKFLIAMLDSCSSWYRPGKLGPAQIAEQAAHLLLHGFAVERP; encoded by the coding sequence ATGGCACAAGCAGATAATGGCCGAACGCGCATTCTGGATTCCGCCGCCGCGATCCTGCGGCAAAAGGGGCTGGCCGGCGCCAAGCTGAGCGACATTGCAAAGGGGGCCGGCATGCTGGCCCCCAGCATCTATCATCATTTCCCGTCCAAGGACCATCTGGTCGAGGAAGTGATGATGGAGGGCATCTATCATAACAACCGCCACATCATGGCGCGCGTGGAAGGGCTGGGACCGGGGGCATCGCCGATGGTGCGCCTGCGCGCGGCGATTGTCGCGCATGTCGACTTCCTGTTGACGGGTGATGACTATTCCTCGGCTGTGTCGCGCGTGTTCGATGACTTGCCCGATGAGATGCGTCAGCGCGTGCTGGCGGCCTATTCCAGCTTTGATAACTACTGGCGCGATTTGATCGTCGCCGCTCAGGCCGACGGCAGCGGTGCCAAGGCTCTGGACGCCACTGTCGTTCGCAAGTTCCTGATTGCGATGCTCGATTCCTGCTCGTCCTGGTATCGTCCGGGAAAGCTGGGGCCTGCGCAGATTGCCGAACAGGCGGCCCATCTGCTTCTCCACGGGTTCGCGGTCGAACGTCCCTGA
- a CDS encoding SMP-30/gluconolactonase/LRE family protein, with translation MMEGEGWRCLWDAKAILGESTIWDDRDGCIYWVDIEAPSVNWYHLESGEKGRWDAPAWISAIAPRASGGFVASCADGFAHIDPRRGIYQPFIHPIPNPKVARLNDGVTDRKGRYWSGSCDSSQWDESTTAEDKESTLGNFEVRSTGELYRLDADGTVSTQERNIVTANGPAFSPDGRIAYVNDSMPLVSWAYDLAEDGTLSNRRDFLTFKPEDGYPDGMAVDVEGCIWMAFYESWMLRRFAPDATLLEERRLPVRRGLRPAFGGTDYSRLFLITGSQGFTPEIFAQQPLAGGLFEILDPPAAGVPNTPFAG, from the coding sequence ATGATGGAAGGCGAAGGCTGGCGCTGCCTGTGGGATGCGAAGGCGATCCTGGGCGAAAGCACCATCTGGGACGATCGGGACGGCTGCATCTATTGGGTCGATATCGAAGCGCCGAGCGTCAACTGGTATCATCTGGAGAGCGGCGAGAAGGGCCGGTGGGACGCGCCAGCCTGGATCAGCGCCATCGCGCCGCGGGCAAGCGGCGGCTTCGTCGCCTCCTGCGCCGACGGTTTCGCCCATATCGATCCCCGGCGGGGGATTTACCAGCCCTTCATCCATCCCATCCCCAACCCGAAAGTCGCGCGCCTGAATGACGGCGTCACCGACCGCAAGGGGCGCTACTGGTCAGGGTCCTGCGATTCCAGCCAGTGGGACGAAAGCACCACGGCTGAGGATAAGGAAAGCACGCTTGGCAATTTCGAGGTCCGCAGCACGGGCGAACTCTACCGGCTCGATGCCGATGGAACGGTCAGCACGCAGGAACGCAATATCGTCACCGCCAATGGCCCGGCGTTCAGCCCCGATGGCAGGATCGCTTATGTGAACGATTCCATGCCGCTGGTGAGCTGGGCCTATGATTTGGCGGAGGATGGCACCCTGTCCAACCGCCGCGATTTCCTGACGTTCAAGCCGGAGGATGGCTATCCCGACGGCATGGCCGTCGATGTCGAAGGCTGTATCTGGATGGCCTTTTACGAAAGCTGGATGTTGCGTCGCTTTGCGCCGGATGCCACCTTATTGGAGGAGCGGCGCCTGCCGGTCCGGCGCGGTCTTCGCCCTGCCTTTGGCGGTACAGATTATAGTCGGCTGTTCCTGATCACCGGTTCGCAGGGTTTCACGCCCGAAATCTTCGCGCAGCAGCCGCTGGCCGGTGGTCTGTTCGAGATTCTCGATCCTCCCGCCGCAGGCGTCCCAAACACGCCTTTCGCCGGATAG
- a CDS encoding crotonase/enoyl-CoA hydratase family protein: MTEPLLLYDVRDGTAWITLNRPEKRNALSEELQEQLNAMLWDADEDVRVHAVVLKAAGPDFCSGYDLQKYDQPIPGQVDHRRGRAKFDDDSWHQERAQRLRMALFDMHKPVIAQVHGRCLAGGTDLALLCDMVICADDAIFGFPPARSQGSLPSHMWLYLAGPQWAKRLLLTGDSIRGEDAARIGLALKAVPADQLEAEVEALAARLALIDPDLLSANKRIVNIGLELMGARTLQRMAAEMDARGHLAASRTRFNETVRTQGLKEAVRQRDEPFGDPIVKL; encoded by the coding sequence ATGACCGAGCCATTGCTCCTGTACGATGTGCGTGACGGGACGGCGTGGATTACGCTGAACCGGCCCGAAAAGCGCAACGCGTTGAGCGAGGAGTTGCAGGAGCAGCTGAATGCGATGCTGTGGGACGCTGATGAGGATGTTCGCGTCCATGCGGTGGTGCTGAAGGCTGCGGGGCCGGATTTCTGTTCGGGTTATGACCTGCAGAAATATGACCAGCCGATCCCCGGACAGGTCGATCACCGGCGCGGGCGGGCGAAGTTCGACGATGACAGCTGGCATCAGGAACGGGCGCAACGGCTGCGCATGGCGCTGTTCGACATGCACAAGCCGGTGATCGCGCAGGTCCATGGCCGTTGTCTGGCGGGAGGGACCGATCTGGCCCTGCTCTGCGACATGGTGATCTGCGCGGACGATGCGATCTTCGGCTTTCCGCCCGCGCGGTCGCAGGGGTCGCTGCCGAGCCATATGTGGCTCTATCTGGCGGGGCCGCAATGGGCGAAGCGATTGCTGCTGACCGGGGATTCCATTCGGGGCGAGGATGCGGCCCGGATCGGCCTGGCGCTCAAGGCCGTTCCCGCCGACCAGTTGGAGGCGGAGGTCGAAGCGCTCGCGGCGCGGCTGGCGCTGATCGATCCCGATCTGCTGAGCGCCAACAAGCGGATCGTCAACATCGGCCTCGAACTGATGGGCGCGCGCACCTTGCAGCGCATGGCGGCGGAAATGGATGCGCGGGGGCATCTGGCGGCGAGCCGGACGCGCTTCAACGAAACCGTGCGGACGCAGGGCCTCAAGGAAGCCGTGCGGCAACGCGACGAACCCTTTGGCGATCCGATCGTGAAGCTCTGA
- a CDS encoding LLM class flavin-dependent oxidoreductase, translating to MDVGLGLTFQNLNDKVSDIDVFRHELSLAARAEDQGFDSVWTPEHHFTGYMMTPNVPQFLSWVAGQTKRIKLGTTVTVLPWQNPVRIAESFLLLDQFSEGRAILGIGRGLGKEEFDGFGVPMGEARKRFREYAEALLEALETGVMEYDGDYLKQPRVELRPRPYASYRGRVFASAVSPESVKLMANLDVGLMIIAQKPWDRVEEDITSYRERFFAMQGRPAPKPVVVAFVAVNEDAAKAQEMRDKYLVEYARSTSSFYQFGNKEFASIEGYEYYGALAASVEKNGIEKFNNFLADLQIWGRPEEVLEKLKAMVDRFDVGSFIIYTQFGDMPFEVGRENYELFARKVLPHLKDIDVSAPVAPVGVQTLA from the coding sequence ATGGATGTGGGATTGGGGCTGACGTTCCAGAATCTGAACGACAAGGTCAGCGATATCGACGTGTTCCGTCACGAACTCTCGCTGGCGGCGCGCGCCGAAGATCAGGGCTTCGATTCCGTCTGGACGCCGGAGCATCATTTCACCGGCTATATGATGACGCCCAACGTGCCCCAGTTCCTGTCCTGGGTGGCGGGCCAGACCAAGCGGATCAAGCTCGGCACGACCGTCACCGTGTTGCCGTGGCAGAACCCGGTTCGCATCGCGGAAAGCTTCCTCCTGCTCGACCAGTTCTCCGAAGGGCGGGCAATTCTGGGCATTGGCCGGGGTCTGGGCAAGGAGGAGTTTGACGGCTTCGGCGTGCCCATGGGCGAGGCGCGCAAGCGTTTCCGCGAATATGCCGAAGCCCTGCTGGAAGCGCTGGAAACCGGCGTCATGGAATATGACGGCGACTATTTGAAGCAGCCCCGCGTCGAGCTGCGTCCGCGCCCCTATGCCAGCTATCGGGGTCGCGTGTTCGCCTCCGCCGTGTCGCCGGAATCGGTCAAGCTGATGGCCAATCTGGACGTCGGGCTGATGATCATCGCGCAGAAGCCCTGGGACCGGGTCGAGGAGGATATCACCAGCTATCGCGAGCGTTTCTTCGCGATGCAGGGCCGTCCCGCGCCCAAGCCGGTGGTCGTCGCCTTCGTCGCGGTCAATGAGGATGCGGCGAAGGCGCAGGAGATGCGCGATAAATATCTGGTCGAATATGCCCGCTCCACCTCCTCCTTCTATCAGTTCGGCAACAAGGAATTCGCGTCGATCGAAGGCTATGAATATTATGGCGCGCTGGCGGCCAGCGTGGAGAAGAACGGCATCGAGAAATTCAACAATTTCCTCGCCGATCTCCAGATATGGGGCCGCCCGGAAGAGGTGCTGGAAAAGCTGAAGGCGATGGTCGATCGCTTCGACGTGGGCAGCTTCATCATCTATACCCAGTTTGGCGACATGCCCTTCGAGGTGGGTCGGGAAAATTACGAGCTTTTTGCGCGCAAGGTCCTGCCCCATCTCAAGGATATCGATGTGTCCGCGCCGGTCGCTCCGGTCGGCGTGCAGACTTTGGCATGA